tatgagtaatgctgctgtgaacatcatGTATACATTTTTGTGTGGGCAGatattttcaattctcttgggtattgtatatctaggagtgaaattgctgggtcatagggcacctctatatttaacttttcaaggagctgctaaactgttttccaaagcagctgcaccattttataatcCTACCAGGATTGTGACAGGGCTCTAATCTCTCTATATCCTGGCCAATATTTGTTACTGTTTGTCATTTTGACACCTACTGGGTGTGAAATGGGACCTCACTGtggtctttatttcattttcctaatgaGTAACACACAATAATACTTTGTCATTTTCAGTATAGCGGTCTTGCACACCTTTTGTTTGATTTCTTCCTAGGAAGTTGATATTTTTGATGCTCTTATAGatgccttcattttctttttttttttttttaatagatgccttcattttctaaaaatagagTTTTACTCTATTTTAGTTTTAGGTTCAGTTTTAGGTTTTAGGTtcagcagttttaggttcacagcaaaattgagaggaaaataCTAAGAATTCTCACCTATTCCTTGCCTTCACATGTTTAGCTTCCCCCACTATTAACATCCCATTGTTTTAATCAATGAAACTATGATACATCATCACCCAAAGTCTGTGGTTTACGtaagggttcactcttggtgttgtattttctatgggttttgacaaatgcataatgacATCCATCCATTATTACAGTGCCACATAGAATAACTTCACTGCCCTagaaatcctctgtgctccacctacCATCCTTTCTTCCCCCGAACCACTAATCATTTTTCTATCTCCATAgtcttgccttttctagaatgtcatatagttggaatcacacagtatgtagcctttctAGATTGGTTTCTTTCGCTTAGTAATATGCTTTTAactttcctccatgtcttttcatggcttgagagCTCGTTTCTTATTGGTGCTGAATAACATACCCTTGTCTGGATGCACCGCAGTTTATCTAACTGTTCACCTACTGAGGGacttcttggttgcttccagATTTTGGCAGCTATTAATAAAGCTGCCGTAAACATCCAGGTGCAAGTGTTTGTGTGCACTTAAGTTTTCAACACTTTTGGGTAAATATTAGGAAGTAaaagattgctgaatcatatggtataaGAGTATGTTTAATTATAAGAAACTGTTTTATAAAAAACCACCTCCCAAAGTGACTGTGCGCTTTTGCGTTCTCACCatgaatgagaattcctgttgctccacatcctcaccagcatttggtgttttcagtgttttggattttggccacTTTAGTAGATGcatagtagtatttcattgttgtttcGATTTGTAATTCCCTACTGACACATGATGtttagcaccttttcatatgcttgtttgccatctgtacatctttcCTGGAGGTGTCTGTTCAGATAgtttgctttgtctttttttttttttttagttaggttgttcatcttattttttgtgttttaagagttttgtatattttgggtaacagtcctttatcaaatATGTCTTTTAGcatgttttctcccagtccatggcttgtcttctcattctctttacAGTGTCTTTTACaagttttcaattttaatgaagtccagcttatcaatgATTTCATCATTCATGTCTTTGATGTTGTTTCAAAAAAGTCATCACCTAACTCAAGGGCATCTAAATTTGCTCTTACATTATCTTTTAAGACTTCAGtagtttcagttttaaaatgttttatatttgtggCCAGTGGagagaaatatagttgattttgaCCCCATTTCTAGTTTTGCTAAATTCACACAAATTGTTGAGAGATGTGTGCTAAATTTCCTACCATGATTATAGACACGTCTCTTCCTCCTATTAGTTCCATTAAgttttgcttgtattttttttaaccacacactctttttttttaaattaattatttggctgtactgggtctttgttatggcatgcgggatctttagttgtggcaaacaaactttcagttgcaatacgtgggatctagttccctgaccagggatcaaacccctggttccctgcattgggagtacggagtcttagccactggaccaccaggggaagtccctcCAGTACCGCTTCTTATCTTCAGGTCCACTCTGTAACACTGGGACGGCTACAGCAGATTTTTTTGGTTCTTGTTTGTGTGGTATATCTctttctatattttcattttcaacctttctgtgttcttatatttaaattatatctcTTGTAAGTAGGATAGAGTTGAGTTTGTTATTTTTATCTATCCTGACAATCTTTATCTTTCAATTGGAATATTTGGAGTAATTTTTAAAGACTGTGTGTTTGAGTTTAATCATCATGTATCAGCTCTCTGAAATGAAAGATGAATTCGCTCTTTTACATTTTCTCTCACTCCCCTCCTGCCCGTTTCCCAGTTATTATTGCTCgtattctttttgctttgttggaGCTTATAgcatttaaattctgtttttttcacTGTTACTTCTTCACATGCTtagttggttttcttttcttttttttttttttgtctgcgcTGTGCTgcttgttggatcttagttccctgactagagattgaacctgtgccctccgCAGTGAAagcatgcagtcttagccactggaccaccagggaatttctctTCACTTGGTTAATTATAATCCACTACCAAAGTGGAAAATCCACTACCATGCTCACCTCAGCTACTCCATTTctgagttcatttatttatttatttttaattaaaaaaaaggtatctcttggccacactgtgcagcatgcgggatcttagttccccgaccaggaattgaacccaggcccctggcatttagaacatgaagtcttaacccctggaccaccaggcaagtcccaggtTTCTTTATTTAGCATTGCCTCTTAGCTGCTTGCCCTCCAGCAGAAAGGGCTTCATAGTTTTTTTTCAAGGGTACATATACGCTTTAAGTTTAAATTTAACAATACATAATCACCtctaaaagtacaaaataaagcaaaaccaaCTAAAACAATAGCAAGATATCCCAGTAGACTCCCCCCTGTACATAATATTGGCTTCCACTATGTCTCGCCTTTGATCTATCTTAGAAAGGATGGCTTGTACTGAGATTTCATTCGGAAAACTGGTTTCCACTTCACCTCTGATAGACTGAGTAAAATGAAACTGCCTGCATCGAGTGTGGGGGAGGAGCACGTGGGCCTCTCACACACCACCAGTGGGAGTGGAAAATGCTCAAGCACGTGGCAGGACTGCTTGGCAGATCTACTGAGGCTATACATATGCCAACCCCAGGACCAAGCAAGCCGACTCTTGGCTGCAAATCCAACAGACATGCATAAACATGTTTATTAGAAGGGcatatgaatattcatagcagcagtaaCTGTAATAGCTCCCAAGCAGGAACTACCCGGATGCCCATTACACagtgtatttacaaaacagaacgcTATTCAGTGATGAGACCCGATAATCTACAAATACATGATAGTGTACGTACCTACTACAAATATGGTGTTGTGCTTATCACCTACTACATTTACCTACTATAGTTGGGTAGGCACTccaactatggtattggagaagactcttgagagtcccttggactgcaaggagatcaagccagtcaatcctaaaggaaatcagtcctgaatattcattggaaggactgacgctgaagttgaaactcccatactttggccacctgatgtgatgagccgactcattagaaaagaccctgatgctggggaagactgaaggcaaaaggagaagagggcggcagagaatgagatggttagatagcatcatcaactcaatgcacgtgaatctgagcaaactgggagatagtgaaagacagggaagcctggcgtgctgcagtccatggggtcacaaagagtcagacatgactcagcaaacTTCCTACTTTGTGCCAGTCACTTTGTCTCTGCTAGCTCATTGTAAGGCACTCTGTGAGTTAGAAATTCtgtgccccattttacagataggtaAGCCAAGGCCACAGGCCGGAGGCGCTCTCCCCTCATTCCAAGCCTCTCTCCAGATAGAAGTACTTCTCTATGTAGGCTGCATTCCTGCTCCTGGCTCCACTCCTGATTGAAGGATCCGGCTCAGTTtttcggattctccaggcaagaagactggagtgggttaccatttcctcctccaggggatcttcccaacccagggatctcttacatgtcctgcattgacaggcgggtactttaccactagtgccacctgggaagccctatgtgtagagttcagttcagtcactcagtcatatccgactcttggtgaccccatggactgaagcatgccagggttccttgtccatcaccaactcccagagcctactcaaactcatgtccattgagtcagtgatgccatccagccatctcatcctctgttgtcccattctcctcctgccttcagtctttgccagtatcagggtcttgTGCAGAGTAACGTTTCTTAATTCATAAAGACTCTGACACCATCCTCAGGGGTCAGGAAAGGATctcacaggtgaggaaatgggCCCAGGGAGGTGAAGTGACTACCCGAGGTCCCACTGCACCTTCCTGCAGGGTGATTGACCGAATGATTCTCACCAGGCCATTCCCCTGTCAGGCCCGCAGGGGTTAACAGGCCCAGCGCGCAGCAGGAGGGAGGGTCTCATGGAgagtgaggggtggggagtgggctgCCCCCTCTAGGACCCTGACTCCACCTTGGTGGGCAGCTTGAGCCCCTGCCAGCCTCTTGTTGACTCAGCCGGCCTCTCTCCTGCCAAGGCCTGCTGACCAGAGCTCCCACGGGGAGGGTCAGGCTGCATTCTTCTTGGGCTGGagcctgggtggggggtggctggCACCTCCTGGTGGAGGCTGTGTGCTGGTCTGTGGGTGCTGGGCCAGATgctggggtgaggctgggggATGGACCAGCCTGAGAATCAGCTCCTTGAGCACGAGTGTGGTTTAGCTTCACCATGACTGAGTTAGGTGATCTCAGCAAGCCACTGCCACCATCCTATGTGcacccctgcctcagtttccctgtccatcGAATGGACACAATGATAAGCTGGCCAGCGCTACCACACAGCTACTGGGAGGATCAAAGAAACAGATGAGTTTGGCCAGAGTGAACGCCCTTTGTAGCTCAAGGACCTGGGCACATTGGCTGGCCAGCCGGCCGGGCATTCTTGAGGTGGAGTACGTGAGCAGGAAGTGATGCAGGGCAGCTCTCGGCTGTGGCACGTCTGCCTGacatccctgtctcctccccgGCCCTGACACAACGACAGTAACAGGAGTGACCCCTCCTCCCAAGTCCTTCCACTCCCATTCCCTCAGGTCCCCCaccctcctgcctcagggcctgtgCACTGGGGTGCCTTCTGCCCAGAACACTCTGCCCAGATGAGTGAAAGGCTGCCTCCCTCTCAGCTCCAACGTCACCTCTGCAGGAGTCAATGAAACACTCATTTAAACTAACTTCTCCCTGgcccacctgggcttcccaggtggcattcagttcagttcagttcagtcgctcagtcatgtccgactctttgagaccccatggactgcagcatgccaggcctccctgtccatcaccaactcccggagtttacccaaactcatgtccattgagttggtgatgccatccaaccatctcatcctctgttgtccccttctcctcctgccctcagtctttcccagcatcaggctcttttcaaatgaccaggtggcactagtggtaaagaacgcgcctgccaatgcaggagacatgggttccatccctgggtcaggaagatcccctggaaaggaaatggcaacccattccagtattcttgccaggaaaatcccgtggacagaggagactggcgggctacagtgcacagggtcacaaagagtcagacacaactgaagcgacttagcacgtacCAACCCCTCGCCCCACCagcaccctcccttcccctctgtgTCTTTCACAACTGCCCCCTAAACTCTGGCCTTGGGGGTCTCTTCCTGTCTCCCTGATTAGGTCACAGTCACACACATGAGGCTCATCTGAAACTCATGGGTAGGTCCCTCCCCTCCGGCAGTGGAAAACACCCCTTCCTGAGATGGGCCACAGCTCCTGACCTGGgtccctgcagccccccaggAATTGGTGAGGGATGACCTCAGACAAGGTGGTCCAGACAAGAGCGGCCCTGGCCTCCTCAGCACCACGGTCTCCGTCACAGTAGAGCACCATCACAGTGGTCTCTCTGAAAGCAGTTCTTGATGAGTGGTGAGCACCACTTCCTGCCTGATCTTCCTTTCCTTGGGACGTTTCATTCGATTTCTCTTGGGGCTTCCAAGGGATACAGAATAGAAACAAGGAAAGTGCACAGTCGCTGAGCTGTATGTTTCGTGAAGTCGGGACCTGCTGTGGGCCCGACCCTGGGGGTCTCATCACGAGTTTAATCAGGGCGGCTTATGATTTTTCCCCAAATCCTACTGGAGCTGCCAACTTTAGGGAAAGACGCATTAACTTGTCCTCTCTTTTGTAATAAATGGGCTTTGCTTCTCCCCACCCTTCATTTCATGAGGCGGCAGTTGGAACAGGACTCAAATCCCAAGGGTAGAGACGGAGTGGACAACCAAGAGAACAGACTGTAGCCCCGCCTCTGGCTCTGGTCCCCCATCTCCAGCACATGCACTCTCtacacctcagtttcttcatgcaTAAAACAAGAGGCGCCCTTGAGATTGCTGGGGGTTAGAGAAAAGGGGTATGTGTACAGGAGACATTCTGCATAAAGCCTTCCAAATGCTGTTTCAATTAGAGGAAACTGAGTTCTTCACCTCCTCTCTAGGACCGGCCCAAATGGCCCCTGACCCAGCGTGGCTCAGTCGCatccctcccctccatcctctggGTGCCCTGGCCTCCCTCCTGCTCTTCACACATCCTTCCGGCATCCTCTGACCCCAGAACCTCAGGGGCGGCTATGGGCTGCACCCCGGTCTCCACAAGGTCGTTTCTGACTCCCCCTGCAACTTCTTCATCCCTGTTTTTTTCACATCACAGCACCGAACTGCCTGCGGTGACCCCGCTGCTTTGTCTGTGTGTTTGCAAGGGCAGAAACGCACCCCAGCTTCTCTTCAAGCCCTGACCACAGAGCCACTCCCTTTCCAGAGTCCTCCCAAAGCCCAGGTCTCAACTTCCTGCTTCCCAGATAGGAGGCTgtgtctggggtggggccagCTGCATCTAGAATCTTAAATCCCGCCTAGGCCTCCACACAGGTGTGGCTGGCCTGCGTCCTGACCTAGAGACAGTGACTCTGGTCTCCTCTGGGGACACAAAGCCACCATCTCCTCATGAGGGTCTGGAGGAGCTCAGTGTCCATGTGGGCTCATCACCCACGGTCACTGGTGTCAGGATCCAGGCTGGGTTAACGTGCTTGGAGGGGGCAGCAGGAATAAAGAGACACAGCCAGGAGGAACATCTGTATTTAAAATTCCTCCCCTTCATTCTCTTCTTCAAATGAATCAGTCCCCACTTCCTCATaatccttctccagggcagccAGGTCCTCCCGGGCCTCGGAGAACTCGCCTTCTTCCATCCCCTCGCCGACGTACCAGTGTACGAAGGCGCGCTTGGCGTACATGAGGTCGAACTTGTGGTCCAGGCGGGCCCAGGCCTCGGCGATGGCCGTGGTGTTGCTCAGCATGCACACGGCCCGCTGCACCTTGGCCAGGTCCCCCCCGGGGACCACCGTGGGGGGCTGGTAGTTGATGCCCACCTGGGAACAGAGGACCAAGACATGGTGGTCAGTGGCTAACTCAAGCTGGGCACCCTGGTCATGTACTGGGTGGGTGGATACAGGGCAGCAGGCCTGGATGTGAAGAGCGGGGATCAggaggtgaggggtgggcaggTAAAAGTGCATGTGGAAGAGAAAGCAGAAGTAAGCGGGATTGGGTGGGGAAATTTGAGGGGAGAGGAAGAGCTGGCAGAAGTGCTCCCAGGAGACGTAAGCAGACAAGTGAGGGTCCAGAACAGAGGTCAGGCAGGGGGCGTGTGTAGTGCCCAGAGATGGAAGTTATTGTGAATTCACTCCTTCCAGGAGAATTTCAGGTTTTTCTCTTAGTTATGCTGTCAATAGATTTAGGGCAATTTCTCTGCCAAGGGTGAATTTGGCgtgcatgagtgcatgctcagtcctgtccaactctttgcaacaccatggactgtagccttgcaggctcctctgtccatgggattctccaggcaagaatactagagtgggtagccatttcctcctccaggggatctccctaacccagatatcgaacctgggtctcctgcattggcaggcggattctttatcactgagccacttgggaagccccgcCAAGGGTGAAGGGTGGTGTTTAAAAGATCACAGAGACATTCTCAAGCAATAAATAAAGAGACACAAAAGCTTCTGAGGATGGTGTCTGCGTCTACCAGGCCCTCTGCCTCTGGGGTGTGAGGCTTCTTGGAGGAAACACATGGAAATCTAAGAAAGTcagttaaggacttccctggcggtccaggggttaagaatccacctgccaatgcaggggacatgggaagattccacacgcctcggggcaactgagcccatgcaccacaactactgaggctgagCTACAGACCCCCtgctctgcagcaggagaaggtgctgcaatgagaagcccaagcaccccaattagagagtagcccctgctcactgcaactagagaaaagcctgaggacAGCAAcgaagtcccagcacagccacaattaattaattaaaagaaagaaagtcagtTAAAAAATCTTGCTGGACAAGTGGATTCCCCAAGTTCTAGCAGCATGGAGGGCCCGCCAAGCTGATCCAGCCCCTCTGAAGGTGGGCTGCCATCCTGGAAATCTCCCTTCTCCCACACACATCCCAAACCAGGAACTCTGGGAACCGGGAAGGGGCCTCAGGTGACCACTATGAGAATACTCACAGGACACTGAGAACCGGGAGCTGGTCCCCAAATGCCTCTCCTGCCTGGGCCACTGGGTCTTAACTGCCAATCTCTTAAACTCACACCTTTAAAGTATAAGTCCTCTTGAGAGGCAGAGGTGGGAGTGGCATCAGGCGACAGAGCCAAGGCGGGTAACCCAGAATGGTCTACCATTCCTCTTAGACGAAAGCGGCATCATGGGGTGGAAGTGATGCTGAGACGGGGGCAGAGGattaaagaggagagggaggcagtCCCACATCACATGGCCACTGGACCAGTCATCTGTGCTCTCTCTTCAACAGCAGTATCCCTGGACCCTCGTCAGTGGGGACGAACATACTGGGGAGTGTGCTACAGCGTGAAGTTCAACACCATCCACCCCCATGGCATGTGCTTTTCTGAGAAGCCGCTAAAGGGTCTAGCACTGCCTTATCCTTCTGGTCATAATCCCAAACTTCAGCTAAAAGTGGAGGgctgagggactttcctggtccagtggttacgacttcgccttccaatgcagggggtgccagtttgattcctggttggggagctaagatcacacatgGCTCGTGGTCAAAAAAccagaaacataaaacagaagcagtattgtaacaaattcaataaagactttaaaaaataaataaaaggatgagAATATGGGGGCATCtcttttttgttaatttcttGATCACCCtttttttgtctatttattttactACTAGcttgttttgttgtttctgtttgaaagagaaaataacaacAACTTGGGGTAAGATCGTGAATGTTTTCACAAGAGTGACCAGAACTGCCATGTTAGGACAGATGCAGTCCAGAGGAGAGGATTCCGGTTGAGGGTGGGAGCAGAGCTGTGCGGAAACCACTCGCCCATCAGCAGCTCAGCCAAGAGCCCGGCACACGGTGCCTTGTTTGCAAAAGTCCCACCAGGGAAAACTGAGACGACTAACTCATCTCTGTCTCCAGCAATTGGCACAACCTCTTCTGGTGTTCGGTAAACCTCTGAATTATTAAAGGCCTGCCTGAGGGGACTAGCTAACATGAACAGTGGCAGTTGCTCTGATGGTGACCTCTGATGAGAGACCCTGGGCAGAGGCAGTTGCCTGTCTAGCCAGGGCAACTCGAGGGGCGGCTCCCAAGAGCATCCTTGGTCCTGAGAGCCGGGGTCTTCTATTCCCCCACTGACCCACAGGCAACAGACCTACAGCTGGCTCCCAGCTCACTCCTGCTTAGTGAAAACATCAGGGCTTCATAATGTAGGTGAATCACAGCCATATAATAACCATAAAATTTCTTATCCTTACTCTAAATTGATGAAAACATACAAGGTGAAcaatttttcaaaacaaactGGGGAGACGGACACATCCTTTGTTAGAGGAGGGAACTGCACCTCTTCTCTGGCAACTTGAATAATCCGGTCACTGCATTCTCTGCTCTATGGTCAGATCAGGGCTAACTCCACCCCCCTGCCCGGTTACCCCACTTGCACACACTGGCCTAGTTCTCTCCTGCCAGATCTCTGAGATGCTGGCAGATCATCAAGTGGGAGCGGTGGGCCCTCCCCCTTTGCCATACTGCCCCTCCCCTCTTCGAGTAACCAACCCCCAATCCCCAGTCTCTCCAGGCCCAAAACAAGCGCCTGatcaaatgagtgaatgaatgaaattagcATTACACTGGTCTACGCTCCTCTCTCTGTGCTGTCCCAAAGCTCCCATGGAACGTGTGTCAGCCCAGGACCCCAGTCTCCacctcttcctccccatcctcagTCTCCCTCTGCTTCTCTAGCTGCCTGTCTCCATCACATCCCCCACTCTCACCTTGAAGCCCGTGGGACACCAGTCCACAAACTGGATTGTCCTCTTGGTCTTGATGGCGGCAATGGCGACGTTCACGTCCTTGGGCACCACGTCCCCCCGGTAGAGCATGCAGCAGGCCATGTACTTGCCGTGGCGAGGGTCGCACTTCACCATCTGGCTGTTGGGCTCAAAGCAGGAGCTGGTGATCTCGGCCACGGACAGCTGCTCGTGGTAGGCCTTCTCAGCTGAGATGATGGGCGCATAGGTGACCAGCGGGAAGTGGATGCGGGGGTAGGGCACCAGGTTGGTCTGGAACTCGGTCAGGTCCACATTGAGGGCGCCGTCGAAGCGCAGGGAGGCTGTGATGGAGGACACAATCTGGCTGATGAGCCGGTTGAGGTTGGTGTACGTGGGCCGCTCTATGTCCAGGTTGCGCCGGCAGATATCGTAGATGGCCTCGTTGTCCACCATGAAGGCGCAGTCTGAGTGCTCCAGGGTCGTGTGCGTGGTCAGGATGGAGTTGTAAGGCTCCACCACGGCTGTGGAGACCTGAGGGGCCGGGTAGATGGCAAACTCCAGCTTGGACTTCTTGCCGTAGTC
This genomic stretch from Cervus elaphus chromosome 22, mCerEla1.1, whole genome shotgun sequence harbors:
- the TUBA8 gene encoding tubulin alpha-8 chain; translation: MRECISVHVGQAGVQIGNACWELFCLEHGIQADGTFGAQASKVHDDDSFTTFFSETGNGKHVPRAVMVDLEPTVVDEVRAGTYRHLFHPEQLITGKEDAANNYARGHYTVGKESIDLVLDRIRKLTDACSGLQGFLIFHSFGGGTGSGFTSLLMERLSLDYGKKSKLEFAIYPAPQVSTAVVEPYNSILTTHTTLEHSDCAFMVDNEAIYDICRRNLDIERPTYTNLNRLISQIVSSITASLRFDGALNVDLTEFQTNLVPYPRIHFPLVTYAPIISAEKAYHEQLSVAEITSSCFEPNSQMVKCDPRHGKYMACCMLYRGDVVPKDVNVAIAAIKTKRTIQFVDWCPTGFKVGINYQPPTVVPGGDLAKVQRAVCMLSNTTAIAEAWARLDHKFDLMYAKRAFVHWYVGEGMEEGEFSEAREDLAALEKDYEEVGTDSFEEENEGEEF